In Marinicella rhabdoformis, a genomic segment contains:
- a CDS encoding GIY-YIG nuclease family protein, with product MTTLKAKPYSLYILLCDSKILYTGIAQDPEARLIQHQSKKPPGAKFTRRFNQLEIVYQVEVGTRSEAQSLEYHVKKLSRHRKLRLIQEQWKLSELREVMHLTNRAVE from the coding sequence ATGACGACACTCAAAGCCAAACCCTACAGCCTATACATCCTGCTGTGCGATAGCAAAATACTTTACACCGGTATTGCACAAGATCCAGAAGCACGCTTGATTCAGCACCAAAGCAAAAAGCCACCCGGCGCCAAATTCACCCGCCGTTTTAATCAACTGGAAATCGTCTACCAAGTCGAAGTCGGCACACGCTCAGAAGCCCAAAGTTTGGAATACCATGTTAAAAAATTGAGCCGACATCGCAAGCTGAGATTAATTCAAGAACAATGGAAATTAAGTGAACTGCGGGAAGTCATGCATTTGACGAATCGTGCGGTCGAATGA